Part of the Pseudomonas sp. M30-35 genome is shown below.
AAGGAACACCAGTGGCGAAGGCGACCACCTGGACTGATACTGACGCTGAGGTGCGAAAGCGTGGGGAGCAAACAGGATTAGATACCCTGGTAGTCCACGCCGTAAACGATGTCAACTAGCCGTTGGATTCCTTGAGAATTTAGTGGCGCAGCTAACGCATTAAGTTGACCGCCTGGGGAGTACGGCCGCAAGGTTAAAACTCAAATGAATTGACGGGGGCCCGCACAAGCGGTGGAGCATGTGGTTTAATTCGAAGCAACGCGAAGAACCTTACCTGGCCTTGACATGCTGAGAACTTTCTAGAGATAGATTGGTGCCTTCGGGAACTCAGACACAGGTGCTGCATGGCTGTCGTCAGCTCGTGTCGTGAGATGTTGGGTTAAGTCCCGTAACGAGCGCAACCCTTGTCCTTAGTTACCAGCACGTAATGGTGGGAACTCTAAGGAGACTGCCGGTGACAAACCGGAGGAAGGTGGGGATGACGTCAAGTCATCATGGCCCTTACGGCCAGGGCTACACACGTGCTACAATGGTCGGTACAAAGGGTTGCCAAGCCGCGAGGTGGAGCTAATCCCATAAAACCGATCGTAGTCCGGATCGCAGTCTGCAACTCGACTGCGTGAAGTCGGAATCGCTAGTAATCGTGAATCAGAATGTCACGGTGAATACGTTCCCGGGCCTTGTACACACCGCCCGTCACACCATGGGAGTGGGTTGCACCAGAAGTAGCTAGTCTAACCTTCGGGGGGACGGTTACCACGGTGTGATTCATGACTGGGGTGAAGTCGTAACAAGGTAGCCGTAGGGGAACCTGCGGCTGGATCACCTCCTTAATCGACGACATCAGCTTCCTTATAAGCTCCCACACGAATTGCTTGATTCATTGCGAAAGACGATTGGGTCTGTAGCTCAGTTGGTTAGAGCGCACCCCTGATAAGGGTGAGGTCGGCAGTTCGAATCTGCCCAGACCCACCAATTGTTGAGGGGTTAGGCCTTGGATGTAAATGGGGCCATAGCTCAGCTGGGAGAGCGCCTGCCTTGCACGCAGGAGGTCAGCGGTTCGATCCCGCTTGGCTCCACCACTTTACAGATTGCTTGATTCGTTTTTGTTAGTGTTCAGAAATGAGCATTCCTACTGAAGGGTAGTTGAATGTTGATTTCTGGTCTTTGACTAGAAAGAAAATCGTTCTTTAAAAATTTGGGTATGTGATAGAAGTGACTAATTGATTACTTTCACTGGTAATTAATTTGGTCAAGGTAAAATTTGTAGTTCTCAATTGCAAATTTTCGGCGAATGTCTACTTCACGTTATAGACAATAACCAGATTGCTTGGGGTTATATGGTCAAGTGAAGAAGCGCATACGGTGGATGCCTTGGCAGTCAGAGGCGATGAAAGACGTGATAGCCTGCGAAAAGCTTCGGGGAGGTGGCAAATAACCTTTGATCCGGAGATGTCTGAATGGGGGAACCCAGCCATCATAAGATGGTTATCTTGCACTGAATACATAGGTGTAAGAGGCGAACCAGGGGAACTGAAACATCTAAGTACCCTGAGGAATAGAAATCAACCGAGATTCCCTTAGTAGTGGCGAGCGAACGGGGACTAGCCCTTAAGTTGATTAGAGATTAGCGGAACGCTCTGGAAAGTGCGGCCATAGTGGGTGATAGCCCTGTACGCGAAAATCTCTTTTCAATGAAATCGAGTAGGACGGAGCACGAGAAACTTTGTCTGAATATGGGGGGACCATCCTCCAAGGCTAAATACTACTGACTGACCGATAGTGAACTAGTACCGTGAGGGAAAGGCGAAAAGAACCCCGGAGAGGGGAGTGAAATAGATCCTGAAACCGTATGCGTACAAGCAGTGGGAGCAGACTTTGTTCTGTGACTGCGTACCTTTTGTATAATGGGTCAGCGACTTATTTTCAGTGGCAAGCTTAACCGAATAGGGGAGGCGTAGCGAAAGCGAGTCTTAATAGGGCGTTTAGTCGCTGGGAATAGACCCGAAACCGGGCGATCTATCCATGGGCAGGTTGAAGGTTGGGTAACACTAACTGGAGGACCGAACCGACTACCGTTGAAAAGTTAGCGGATGACCTGTGGATCGGAGTGAAAGGCTAATCAAGCTCGGAGATAGCTGGTTCTCCTCGAAAGCTATTTAGGTAGCGCCTCGTGTATCACTGCTGGGGGTAGAGCACTGTTTCGGCTAGGGGGTCATCCCGACTTACCAAACCGATGCAAACTCCGAATACCAGCAAGTGTCAGCACGGGAGACACACGGCGGGTGCTAACGTCCGTCGTGAAAAGGGAAACAACCCAGACCGTCAGCTAAGGTCCCAAAGTTATGGTTAAGTGGGAAACGATGTGGGAAGGCTTAGACAGCTAGGAGGTTGGCTTAGAAGCAGCCACCCTTTAAAGAAAGCGTAATAGCTCACTAGTCGAGTCGGCCTGCGCGGAAGATGTAACGGGGCTCAAACCATACACCGAAGCTACGGGTTCATCCTTTGGATGAGCGGTAGAGGAGCGTTCTGTAAGCCTGTGAAGGTGAGTTGAGAAGCTTGCTGGAGGTATCAGAAGTGCGAATGCTGACATGAGTAACGACAATGCGAGTGAAAAACTCGCACGCCGAAAGACCAAGGTTTCCTGCGCAACGTTAATCGACGCAGGGTGAGTCGGCCCCTAAGGTGAGGCAGAAATGCGTAATCGATGGGAAACGGGTTAATATTCCCGTACTTCTAATTACTGCGATGGAGGGACGGAGAAGGCTAGGCCAGCACGGCGTTGGTTGTCCGTGTTTAAGGTGGTAGGCTGGAATCTTAGGTAAATCCGGGATTCTAAGGCCGAGAACTGATGACGAGTTGTCTTTTAGACGATGAAGTGGTTGATGCCATGCTTCCAGGAAAAGCTTCTAAGCTTCAGGTAATTAGAAACCGTACCCCAAACCGACACAGGTGGTTAGGTAGAGAATACCAAGGCGCTTGAGAGAACTCGGGTGAAGGAACTAGGCAAAATGGCACCGTAACTTCGGGAGAAGGTGCGCCGGTGAGTGTGAAGGGTTTACCCCGTAAGCACATGCCGGTCGAAGATACCAGGCCGCTGCGACTGTTTATTAAAAACACAGCACTCTGCAAACACGAAAGTGGACGTATAGGGTGTGACGCCTGCCCGGTGCCGGAAGGTTAATTGATGGGGTTAGCTAACGCGAAGCTCTTGATCGAAGCCCCGGTAAACGGCGGCCGTAACTATAACGGTCCTAAGGTAGCGAAATTCCTTGTCGGGTAAGTTCCGACCTGCACGAATGGCGTAACGATGGCGGCGCTGTCTCCACCCGAGACTCAGTGAAATTGAAATCGCTGTGAAGATGCAGTGTATCCGCGGCTAGACGGAAAGACCCCGTGAACCTTTACTATAGCTTTGCACTGGACTTTGAGTTTACTTGTGTAGGATAGGTGGGAGGCTTTGAAGCGTGGACGCCAGTTCGCGTGGAGCCAACCTTGAAATACCACCCTGGTAACCTTGAGGTTCTAACTCTGGTCCGTTATCCGGATCGAGGACAGTGTATGGTGGGTAGTTTGACTGGGGCGGTCTCCTCCTAAAGAGTAACGGAGGAGTACGAAGGTGCGCTCAGACCGGTCGGAAATCGGTCGTAGAGTATAAAGGCAAAAGCGCGCTTGACTGCGAGACAGACACGTCGAGCAGGTACGAAAGTAGGTCTTAGTGATCCGGTGGTTCTGTATGGAAGGGCCATCGCTCAACGGATAAAAGGTACTCCGGGGATAACAGGCTGATACCGCCCAAGAGTTCATATCGACGGCGGTGTTTGGCACCTCGATGTCGGCTCATCACATCCTGGGGCTGAAGCCGGTCCCAAGGGTATGGCTGTTCGCCATTTAAAGTGGTACGCGAGCTGGGTTTAGAACGTCGTGAGACAGTTCGGTCCCTATCTGCCGTGGACGTTTGAGATTTGAGAGGGGCTGCTCCTAGTACGAGAGGACCGGAGTGGACGAACCTCTGGTGTTCCGGTTGTCACGCCAGTGGCATTGCCGGGTAGCTATGTTCGGAAAAGATAACCGCTGAAAGCATCTAAGCGGGAAACTTGCCTTAAGATGAGATCTCACTGGAACCTTGAGTTCCCTAAAGGGCCGTCGAAGACTACGACGTTGATAGGTGGGGTGTGTAAGCGCTGTGAGGCGTTGAGCTAACCCATACTAATTGCCCGTGAGGCTTGACCATATAACACCCAAACAATTTGCTGTTTGTGTGTCATGACAGAAGTTGATGAAACCGAAAGTTTGCACGACTACAAACATCACATACCCGATTCGAAGCAGCGTCCTAGACGAGGCTTCAAACAAATTGCTTGACGACCATAGAGCATTGGAACCACCTGATCCCATCCCGAACTCAGTAGTGAAACGATGCATCGCCGATGGTAGTGTGGGGTTTCCCCATGTGAGAGTAGGTCATCGTCAAGCGCCTATACCGAAACCCCAGATCATGTAAATGGTCTGGGGTTTCTCTTTGCGCTGAAGAAAAGTTCGGAGGGGCGGCAGCGCACAGCGTGCCCGCCTATGCTTAACGGCCTAGGTGTTAGTAGCGACACAGCCGGTGGATGGATAAAGCGTCATCCACCCTACGTGGCAGCAGTCGCCGCGACCCGCATGGTGCGCACCAAACCGCGCGCAGGCCCAAATCTCACGCATTAAAAAGCCACCTGACGGTGGCTTTTTAATTACCACGGCTAGTCGCCGCGATACTCGCAGCCACTGGTACAGGTTTCGTGGATGCGTATGCGCGATAGCTCGGGCAATAAAGGCTTTAGCTCCTGCCAAATCCACTTCGCTAGAACTTCACTGGTCGGGTTCTCAAGACCAGGAATATCATTGAGATAGTTGTGGTCAAGCTGCTCATATAGCGGCTTGAATATGGCTTTAATCTCAGAGAAATCACGAATCCAGCCGGTATACGGATCAACCTCGCCCTCGATATAAACCGCAACCTTAAAGGAGTGCCCATGTAGGCGCCCACACTTATGGCCATCAGGTACGTGAGGAAGGCGGTGCGCCGCTTCAAACATGAATTCTTTGAACAATTCCACTGGTTTACTCTCTGCAAGACATCTCTACAAACGTATTGAGCGGCGCAGTGTTGCGTGCCGCGTAACTGCGTTCATATTAACAGTTTGGATGATCTCACGGGGTATGCAGCTGGCAATCGGCGCATAGCTGGGCAGTGAGCGATTAATCAAACGCTATGATTAATCGCTGGGCACTGGATCGTCTGGATCTATTGCTGCGCTACTCAAATAGGTTGCCGCTAGCGGGTAGCGGCGGGGCGAGGATTACTCCTCGCGATTGGTGTTTACACGCGGAACTGTCCCAGTAAGGCGCTAAGTTGCGTTGCGAGTTGACCTACATGCTCACTGGCTTTATTCGATTGTTGCGCCGCAGTTGCATTCTCATGAGCGAGGCCAGCCGCTTGCGTGACGTTCTGATTGATATCGTCAACGACATGCGACTGCTCTAGAGTCGCACTGGCAATCGAGGCGTTCAGCCCAGTGATGTTTTTTAATGAGTGGGCGATCTGATCCAGGCTCACTCCTGCCAAGTTAGCTTGTTCAATTGTGAGTTGAGAAGCTTGGCTGCTTTCATTGATGACCTTCACTGCAGCTTGCGAGTTGCTTTGCAAGCGCTCGGTCATGGTTTGAATTTCAGCGGTGGACTTCTGTGTGCGCTGGGCCAGTAAGCGTACTTCATCAGCAACAACGGCAAAGCCACGACCTTGTTCGCCCGCTCGGGCAGCCTCAATCGCCGCGTTGAGCGCGAGTAGATTGGTTTGCTCGGCGATTGAGCGAATCACTTCAAGTACGCTGCCGATCTGTGTGCTTTCTTCTGCAAGGGTGTTCATCACTGTAACTGCATTGTCGATCATTGCCGACAGCTGTTCGATTTGCTGCAGGCTTGACTGGATGTTGCTCTGGCCTTGTGAGGCTTGTTGCTCGGCTGAGAGAACTTCGGACGATGCATGTTCGGCGTTTTTAGCCACGTCCTGAACAGCGTAAGTGACCTGGTTAATCGCGGTAGCCACTAATTCCATTTGCTGGGATTGCTGTTGGCTATGGTTGTGGGCGTCTGTTGCCACGTGGTCTAGCGATTGCGCGGCCTGAGTCAGCTCTGATGCTGAATCAAGGGATTGCTTGATAACTTGGCGTAGCTTGTTGGTAAATGCATTGAAGTGCTGCGCCAGGGCGGTTAGCTCGTCATTGCCGTGTGTGTCCAAGCTGCGCGTCAGATCACCTTCACCGCTGGCGATATTGGCCATGGCGCTGACGGCCTGATTCAGCGGTTTGGAAATGCTGCGGGCAATGAGAGTGACGACGAAAGTCATCAGTAGCATCAAAGTCAGGCCGATTATCAGAACGCGTGTAGCCTGCGCTGCAAACTCACTCTGCAGATCATCGACATACACACCTGAACCAATAATTAAGCCCCAGGGCTCGAACAACTGCACGTAGGAAATCTTTGGCACAGGCTCACTTGCACCGGGCTTGGGCCAGCGGTAATCGACCTGACCTGCACCTTTGGCTTTAGCAATACTGACCATTTCATTGAACAATGCTTTGCCGTCAGGGTCTTTGAAGGTCGAGAGGTTCTGACCTTCAAGTTTTGGGTTGGTGGGGTGCATGATCATGGTTGGAGTTAGATCATTGACCCAGAAGTATTCGCTTGAGTCGTAACGCAAGCCGCGGATTATTTCCAAAGCCTGTTCTTGCGCATCTTCATGCTTAAGCGTGCCTGCGGTTTCGAGCGCGTAGAAGTACTTGAGGACACCGGTCGCACTTTGGACCAGATGCTGGGTTTTTTCAGCTTTGCCCGCATACAAATCACTATGAATTTGCTTGAGCAATACGCCGCCCAAGGTCAGGAGCATGACGATTGCGACAACAAGTATCAGCCATAGGCGACGGCTGATTGGTAGGCTACGTAAGCTATTCATAGGGAAACACCTGATTGTTATTATTGGAGCCGGGCTGACTTTTTGGGCATTTTCGTATGCCATCTATGCAGATTTACGCCGAAACAGACTGAGTAAACATCAAGTAACCGGCTATAAATTGCTAATTCTCTGTTAGCATTTCGGCCCGAAACGCAGAAACCTGAGGGCTCACGGATAATTTGTCTGTGGAGATGGGCTCGTGTTGCGCAAGTCCAATTCAATAGCACCAGAAATGCTTCAATAATTTAATTTTGTGCGGTAAGTAAATCCGCGCACATTGGGAGATCGGATGGACGTGTGGTTGGCCATACAGGCATTGATATTGGGCGTTGTTGAAGGCATTACCGAGTTCTTACCCGTGTCCAGTACCGGACACCAGATCATTGTTGCAGACCTGATTGGTTTCGGCGGTGAGCGGGCAATGGCTTTCAATATCATTATCCAGCTTGGCGCTATCCTTGCCGTGGTCTGGGAATACCGGCAGAAAATTCTCGATGTAGTGGTAGGCCTGCCCAAGGAACCTCAGGCTCAACTCTTTACTCGCAACTTATTAATCGCTTTTTTTCCGGCGGTTATTCTTGGTGTGTGCTTTGCCGACTTGATCCATGAATACCTGTTTAACCCGATCACGGTCGCGTCAGCGTTGGTTGTCGGTGGTGTGATCATGCTCTGGGCAGAGCGTCGCAAGCATACTGTTCATGCTGAAACAGTCGATGATATGACGTGGAAAGATGCACTCAAGATTGGCTTCGCTCAGTGTTTGGCGATGATTCCCGGTACATCACGTTCAGGGGCGACGATCATTGGCGGCCTGTTGTTTGGGCTCTCTCGCAAGGCGGCTACTGAGTTTTCGTTCTTTCTGGCAATGCCGACCATGGTCGGTGCTGCAGTTTACTCGGGCTACAAGTATCGGGACTTGTTCCAGCCGGCTGATCTACCAGTGTTTGCAATTGGTTTTGTCACTTCGTTTATTTTCGCGATGATTGCGGTACGTGCATTGCTCAAGTTCATTGGTAATCACAGCTATGCAGTATTTGCGTGGTATCGGATTGGCTTCGGGTTGCTGATTTTGGCAACTTGGCAGTTGCATCTGATTGATTGGAGCACCGCTCAAGGCTAGTTGTCGTCGCCCACTCGGGTCTTAATGCAAATAGATCAATCGGCTGCTCAGATCATGCAGTGGCTCGGTTAGTGAGTCGTTTCGATGAGCACTGGAAGGTTATCCCATTCAGCAAACGGCACCACCCAAGAGGTGGTGCAGCGCTATCATCTCGCGTGGAAAGCTAGCGACCTTGATGCGGTGATGGCTCTGTATCACCCGCAAATCGAGTACAACGACTTCTTTCAGAACCGGGTATTTCACTTCAAACAGTTGCGTGAGTATGTACGCAGCTCAATGCCACTCGAGCCGCAGGAAGTGCTTGAGCATACTGATCGCATCCGCTTTGATGAAGATACTGCATTTATTCAATATCGGATTACGTTATGCGGTGGCTCTGGGCTGGTGTCGTTTCGCTCCAGTGAGGCCATTACTGTTCGCGACGGGTTGATCTGGAGGATCAATGAATACGCGTCGCTGATACATGAGCAACATGCCGATAACAGTAAGCCCGATAGTCGTCGTCCAGCCACGAGCCGACTTGGTTTGTCGGCGCGGCAATTAGGGATTCTGGCACTTGATCTGCAAGAGTACTTTGCCAGTGCGCAACCTTATCTGGACCCTGGTTTAAACCTGCAACAGGTTGCTGTCGAAACCGGGTATAGCCGTAATCAGATCTCTTATCTGTTGAATCAAGTACTGGGCCAAAGCTTTTACCGTTATGTGAATCACCAACGGCTTAAGCACCTATTGCTATCAATCGATCATTCACCGCGGTCAGCCAAAATTGACGACCTGGTGTTTGCGGCCGGATTCAACTCGCTCTCAGCCTTCTATACATGCTTTCGTTTGCACCTCGGTATTACGCCCAAGGCATACCTCAAATTGCCTGGCCAAGAGCAAAGTGCACTGCGAGCTCGCGTGCAAGAGAGCGCTTAACACTCTTCACCTCAGCCTGAAGCATTGCCCAGACTGCCCACCACTTCAGTATTCTTGTAGGCTTTGGATTTGGCATGGGATTACGGTCTAATCATGGAAGTACGCGGCTCAATCAAAAGCTGGAATGATGACAAGGGTTTTGGTTTTATCCGGCCAGAGCAGGGCGGCCAAGAAGTATTCGCACATATCTCAGCAATGCGTGGCGACCGCCGACCCGTTGCGGGTGACCAAGTGATGTTCATCGCCGGTAAAGATGACAAGGGGCGTTTACGCGCAGAGCACCTGCGGCTTGCCGGTGAGCTTTCAATTGATCAACCCAAGATTCGCCGTAAACCGCCTGTTCCAGCTGCACAGCGGCAAAAAAATGTGGTCAGGGAGCGCAAAGCTTCCAGCAAGCAACCACGGCGCAAACTCTCTGCACCTATTCAACACCTGGGGCTCAAAACGCTGATCTTCGCCGGGTTATCTGTATTGCCGTTACTTGGCAGTTTACAGCTGCTATTTAGCGCAGGGATTATCTGGGTGTTGCTGGCTTATCTGGTTATGAGTTTAGTCAGCTTTGTCCAGTACTGGAGTGATAAAGCCAAAGCCATGCGTGGCGCGTGGCGAACACCAGAAACTACGCTGCACTTGTTCGAGTTACTGGGTGGCTGGCCTGGTGCATTGGTCGCACAGCAATGTTTTCGGCATAAAACCCGGAAGGGCTCTTACCAGTCAGTTTTCTGGTTAATCATTATTGCCCACCAGCTGTTTTGGTTGGATTGGTGTGTGCTGGATGGTGAGTACTTCGGCGATTTTATCCGTGCCTATGCACCACGCTCATGGGGCTAATCCGCAAGCCAATCTGCTTGCGCTTTGAAAGTTTGCCGACCACCAACTGGTGTGAGCGGGTGATTAGCTCGCGCAGTTCGTTATCGCTAACCGGTAATGGGTCGCAAGGCATGCTGATCCAGCCTGCACGTGCTAGATAAGGTGCTGGACGGATTCCGGGGCGGTCGACAAAGCCGAGAAACAAGTCGTTATCAACCTTGAACGCCAGGTTGTCCCCGAGGAAGTTGATAATCGCGAACATCTTGTTTTCCGCGATCGAGAACACCTGGTTTTCGCCCCACTTGAAGTCAGTGCGGGCGCCCGGTAATTGCAGACAAAATGCAGCAATCTGTTCGCGTGTCATCTGTTTGTTCCCGTATCTGAACCCGCTTTAAGCGCTTGAGCGCTTCTCTAAACGCAACAACACCATGGTCATTAGCATTCCAGTCAGCGCCAGGCAGGCGGCAACCATAAAGATTGAGCCAAAGCCAAAATAGCCGGCAATGGCGCCCATCAGCGGGCCGGCGATACCCAGCGATAAGTCAAAGAATACTGCGTAAGCACCAAGCGCTGAACTGCGACTCGCTGCAGGAATACGTGAGATGACTTCAACCCCAAGCGCCGGATACACCAGCGATAAACCAAAGCCGGTGAGGGCGGCGCCACATAAGGTGATCCATGGGGTTGCCGCGAGCCAGATCAGCAGTAAGCCAATGCATTCGATTAGTAAACATACGGTTGCAACACGATAACCACCGCGTTTTTTGATCGTGCTGGAAAACAACAAGCGGGCAACAATAAATGCGCAGCCAAATGCACTCAGGCAATAAGCTGCGTTGCTCCAGCCACGACTGTCGTAATAAAGGGTGATAAAGGTCGCGATAGTGCCGAAGCCAATTGAGCCGAGAGCCAAAGCCACACCATTTGGCGCAACTTTCATAAATACCCGGCTAAATGCCAAGCGTGTGCCCTGAATAATAGGAGAGGGGATTTTGATTCGTGCCAGCAAAAAGGCTCCGGCGGCTAATACCATGGTCAGGCTGCCGATGCTCCAAAGGCCGATATTGGACACCATCATCACGCCTATTGGCGCCCCTAATGCGACTCCACCATAGGAGGCGATGCCGTTCCATGAGATCACGCGCGCCGTGTTTTCCGGGCCAACCCTGCCAATGCCCCAACTGATTGAGCCGGTACCGACCAAGCCTTGGGATACGCCGAGAATGACCCTGCCGACTAGCAGCAATATCAAGCTGGCCAACGGGAATGCAATTAAGTAGGTGGCGAGCAGAGTGACAGCCCCACTCACTGAGCAGCCAATCAGGCCATACAGTACGCCCTGTTTGGCGCCTAGGCGGTCGGCAATAGAGCCGGACATGGGCCGGGTTAGCAGGGTTGAAAAATACTGTGTGCCAATCACCACGCCAGCCAGTACTGAGCTATAGCCAAGGTCGTACAAGACGTAACCGGGAAGCACCGCAAGCGGCAGGCCTATGCACAAAAAACTGATAAAGGTAAAAAAGACAATGGTCAGAATCTGCAGGGTTGAGTTATCTGCTGGCGTTTGCGCGGTCGTCATTTAGCGGCCTATGTCGGCAATGGCGGCGGAAGGTCTCGGTGATTGCTCATCATACAACTGAAAACAAAGCGTGCTAACGAATATTTCAAGGTTTAGTGCGTATTGCGGTGGAGCTGGGCGTTGAAGCGATCGGCATCGCACAACCTATGGCACAGGTGTAATGTGCCCCATGTTATACGCAAACCAACCTGCCTTTTGTTATGGAGCAATACCCATGTCGCTGTCCATGTATCAAGCAAGTGTTCCGGTTTTTGTCCGTATGTTGAGCAATCTCGACGCTATTCTCGATAAGGCGTTGGTGCACGCTGAAGCTGAAGGTTTCGATCCGTCTGTATTGGTTAGTGCGCGACTTGCGCCAGATATGTTCGACATGGCGCGTCAAATTCAAATCGCCACCGATGCGGCGAAAGGCTGCGTCGCACGGCTGGCTGGAGTTGATGTACCCAGTTATGCCGACACTGAAACAAGCTTTGCGCAGCTGAAACAGCGCATTGCCAAAACGGCAGCTTTTGTTGAGTCATTCAACGCTGAACAGATCGATGGCAGCGAAGACAAAATCATCAACATCAAGCTGCCTTCGCGTGAGCTAAGTTTCAGCGGGCAGATGTTTCTGCTGCATTTCGCACTGCCAAACTTCTACTTTCACATCAGCACCTGCTACGCGATCTTGCGCCACAATGGGGTGAAGATTGGCAAGATGGACTACCTCGGCGCGGTCTGAAGTTAGTCAGCAAGCCAGTAGGGCAACCAGTCGTTTACTGGCTTGCTGCCAATATGATGAGGGCGTAGTGAATCCATTAAAGGCGCAATTGCTTGAGGCGATTGAGACGTTGCCGGGCATAGAGGTTGTGGTCTGGCGCGAGCGGTCTGACGGTTTTACAACGCTTAACTATCGGGGCAAGGAGATTGCTCATTTCCATCACGACAATGAGCTTGATCTCGCTCTGGGAAAAGAGTTGATCAAGCAGCAAGGCTTGAACTACCCGAAAGACTCGATCAAGCACCCAAAACGCTCAGCCTCATCTGCCTATATCGAACTGCGTTACAACAGCTCTAGCCAAGTGGATGAGGTGGTTCGTCTGCTAAAGCTGGCAATCACTCAACACACTCAGTAACCGCTGCCTGAGTAAGGCCGGCAGCGGGCGCTTATTAATCGCGGCGATGGACTGATTGGCCGGCAGCGAAGGTTTCTTTCACGGCGCGATCATCACCGAGAATGGTCAAGGCAAATAGCTTTTCTTCCAGCGTTTTTGCTTGCTGAATGCGGTAATCAATCAGTGGTGTGGATTTGTAGTCGAGGACGATAAAGTCGGCGTCTTTACCGCTTTCGAAGTTACCGATCTTGTCATCCAGATACAGTGCGTTGGCGCTGCCAAGCGTTGCCAGATACAAGGACTTGAATGGGTCAAGCTTGATGCCCTGTAGCTGCATGATTTTGTAGGCTTCACTCAGCGATTGCAGTTGTGAGAAGCTAGTGCCGCCACCAACGTCGGTGCCCAGGCCGACGCGTACGCCGTGGTGTTCAAGTTTCTTCAGGTCAAACAAGCCGCTACCGAGAAATAGGTTCGAGGTCGGGCAGAAGGCAACGGCCGAACCTGTTTCACTCAAACGTTTGCACTCATCGTCACACAGGTGCACACCGTGGGCGAAGACTGAGCGTGCGCCGATTAGTTTGTAGTGATCGTAGACATCCAGATAACCCTTGCGTTCTGGGAACAGAGCTTTGACCCAGTCGATTTCCTTGAGATTTTCCGACAGGTGGGTGTGCATGTATAGATCGGGAAACTCGTGGTACAGCTTACCTGCAAGTTCAAGCTGCTCTGGTGTGCTGGTCGGTGCGAAACGTGGTGTGACTGCATAATGCAGGCGGCCTTTGCCGTGCCAGCGTTGAATCAGCTCCTTGCTATCGGCATAGCCAGATTCAGCTGTGTCGGTCAGGTAGTCGGGTGCGTTACGGTCCATCAGCACCTTGCCTGCGATCATGCGCAGGTTCAGCGCTTCGCTGGCTTCGAAGAATGCATCAACCGACTGCTTGTGTACGCTAGCGAAAACCAGTGCGGTGGTGGTGCCGTTGCGCAGTAACTCCTTGAGGAATATGCCGGCGACATCAGCTGCATGGGCTTTATCTTCAAACTGGCGTTCGGTTGGAAAGGTGTATGTATTGAGCCAGTCAAGCAGCT
Proteins encoded:
- a CDS encoding luciferase family protein — translated: MNPLKAQLLEAIETLPGIEVVVWRERSDGFTTLNYRGKEIAHFHHDNELDLALGKELIKQQGLNYPKDSIKHPKRSASSAYIELRYNSSSQVDEVVRLLKLAITQHTQ
- the guaD gene encoding guanine deaminase, yielding MSSPAKAYRAAILHCLADPSVVGTEQSYEYFEDGILVVADGRVVKVGHAADLLGSLNGIEITEYRDALITPGFIDTHIHYPQTGMIASYGEQLLDWLNTYTFPTERQFEDKAHAADVAGIFLKELLRNGTTTALVFASVHKQSVDAFFEASEALNLRMIAGKVLMDRNAPDYLTDTAESGYADSKELIQRWHGKGRLHYAVTPRFAPTSTPEQLELAGKLYHEFPDLYMHTHLSENLKEIDWVKALFPERKGYLDVYDHYKLIGARSVFAHGVHLCDDECKRLSETGSAVAFCPTSNLFLGSGLFDLKKLEHHGVRVGLGTDVGGGTSFSQLQSLSEAYKIMQLQGIKLDPFKSLYLATLGSANALYLDDKIGNFESGKDADFIVLDYKSTPLIDYRIQQAKTLEEKLFALTILGDDRAVKETFAAGQSVHRRD
- a CDS encoding DUF1993 family protein; this encodes MSLSMYQASVPVFVRMLSNLDAILDKALVHAEAEGFDPSVLVSARLAPDMFDMARQIQIATDAAKGCVARLAGVDVPSYADTETSFAQLKQRIAKTAAFVESFNAEQIDGSEDKIINIKLPSRELSFSGQMFLLHFALPNFYFHISTCYAILRHNGVKIGKMDYLGAV